One genomic window of Osmia bicornis bicornis chromosome 5, iOsmBic2.1, whole genome shotgun sequence includes the following:
- the LOC114871040 gene encoding cytohesin-1 isoform X4, which produces MTSSCRRSGRRGWFDSCCLCHVICLFRGRRRARKQLKDELGEVVAEMEAMEGGGLAADETKPSNKAKQTSIGRKKFNMDPKKGIEYLIEHNLLAPTPEDVAQFLYKGEGLNKTAIGDYLGERHDFNERVLRAFVELHDFTDLILVQALRQFLWSFRLPGEAQKIDRMMECFAQRYCQLNPNIFTNTDTCYVLSFAIIMLNTSLHNPSVKDKPSVEQFISMNRGINNGGDLPRELLVSLYESIKTEPFKIPEDDGNDLMHTFFNPDKEGWLWKQGGRYKSWKRRWFILNDNCLYYFEYTTDKEPRGIIPLENIQVREVQDRHKPHCFELYAAGSEFIKACKTDSEGKVVEGKHTVYRMSAATDEEKEEWIKCVRQSISHNPFYDMLAARKKKAQKTNVHSKS; this is translated from the exons cAACTGAAAGATGAGCTGGGCGAGGTGGTGGCCGAGATGGAGGCGATGGAAGGCGGCGGCCTTGCAGCCGACGAGACGAAGCCGTCGAACAAGGCGAAGCAGACGTCGATCGGCCGCAAGAAGTTCAACATGGACCCTAAGAAGGGCATCGAGTACCTGATCGAGCACAATCTGCTTGCACCGACCCCAGAAGACGTCGCTCAGTTCCTTTACAAAGGCGAAGGACTGAACAAGACCGCGATCGGTGACTACCTCGGCGAACGTCACGACTTCAACGAGAGGGTACTACGCGCGTTCGTCGAGCTACACGATTTCACCGATCTGATCCTGGTGCAGGCACTTCGACAGTTCCTCTGGTCGTTCAGGTTGCCCGGCGAAGCTCAAAAGATCGACCGAATGATGGAGTGTTTCGCGCAGAGGTACTGCCAATTGAATCCAAACATATTCACCAACACCGACACCTGTTACGTATTGAGCTTCGCCATCATCATGTTGAATACCTCCCTGCACAATCCCAGCGTCAAGGACAAGCCCAGCGTGGAGCAGTTCATTTCTATGAACCGTGGCATCAATAATGGCGGCGATTTGCCTCGCGAACTCCTCGTG AGTTTATACGAAAGTATAAAGACGGAACCGTTCAAGATACCGGAAGACGACGGCAACGATCTGATGCACACGTTTTTCAATCCCGACAAAGAGGGCTGGCTATGGAAGCAAG GTGGACGTTACAAGAGTTGGAAAAGACGATGGTTCATATTGAACGACAACTGTTTGTATTACTTCGAGTACACGACCGACAAGGAGCCACGGGGCATCATTCCGTTGGAAAACATTCAGGTCAGAGAGGTGCAGGACAGGCACAAGCCTCACTGCTTCGAGCTGTACGCTGCCGGCTCGGAATTTATCAAAGCTTGTAAAACGGACAGCGAGGGAAAAGTTGTCGAAG GGAAACACACCGTGTACAGAATGTCTGCAGCCACGGATGAGGAGAAGGAGGAGTGGATCAAATGCGTGAG GCAAAGCATATCGCACAACCCTTTCTACGACATGCTGGCAGCCAGAAAGAAGAAGGCTCAaaagaccaatgtacactccAAGAGTTAA
- the LOC114871040 gene encoding cytohesin-1 isoform X6: MEAMEGGGLAADETKPSNKAKQTSIGRKKFNMDPKKGIEYLIEHNLLAPTPEDVAQFLYKGEGLNKTAIGDYLGERHDFNERVLRAFVELHDFTDLILVQALRQFLWSFRLPGEAQKIDRMMECFAQRYCQLNPNIFTNTDTCYVLSFAIIMLNTSLHNPSVKDKPSVEQFISMNRGINNGGDLPRELLVSLYESIKTEPFKIPEDDGNDLMHTFFNPDKEGWLWKQGGRYKSWKRRWFILNDNCLYYFEYTTDKEPRGIIPLENIQVREVQDRHKPHCFELYAAGSEFIKACKTDSEGKVVEGKHTVYRMSAATDEEKEEWIKCVRQSISHNPFYDMLAARKKKAQKTNVHSKS, from the exons ATGGAGGCGATGGAAGGCGGCGGCCTTGCAGCCGACGAGACGAAGCCGTCGAACAAGGCGAAGCAGACGTCGATCGGCCGCAAGAAGTTCAACATGGACCCTAAGAAGGGCATCGAGTACCTGATCGAGCACAATCTGCTTGCACCGACCCCAGAAGACGTCGCTCAGTTCCTTTACAAAGGCGAAGGACTGAACAAGACCGCGATCGGTGACTACCTCGGCGAACGTCACGACTTCAACGAGAGGGTACTACGCGCGTTCGTCGAGCTACACGATTTCACCGATCTGATCCTGGTGCAGGCACTTCGACAGTTCCTCTGGTCGTTCAGGTTGCCCGGCGAAGCTCAAAAGATCGACCGAATGATGGAGTGTTTCGCGCAGAGGTACTGCCAATTGAATCCAAACATATTCACCAACACCGACACCTGTTACGTATTGAGCTTCGCCATCATCATGTTGAATACCTCCCTGCACAATCCCAGCGTCAAGGACAAGCCCAGCGTGGAGCAGTTCATTTCTATGAACCGTGGCATCAATAATGGCGGCGATTTGCCTCGCGAACTCCTCGTG AGTTTATACGAAAGTATAAAGACGGAACCGTTCAAGATACCGGAAGACGACGGCAACGATCTGATGCACACGTTTTTCAATCCCGACAAAGAGGGCTGGCTATGGAAGCAAG GTGGACGTTACAAGAGTTGGAAAAGACGATGGTTCATATTGAACGACAACTGTTTGTATTACTTCGAGTACACGACCGACAAGGAGCCACGGGGCATCATTCCGTTGGAAAACATTCAGGTCAGAGAGGTGCAGGACAGGCACAAGCCTCACTGCTTCGAGCTGTACGCTGCCGGCTCGGAATTTATCAAAGCTTGTAAAACGGACAGCGAGGGAAAAGTTGTCGAAG GGAAACACACCGTGTACAGAATGTCTGCAGCCACGGATGAGGAGAAGGAGGAGTGGATCAAATGCGTGAG GCAAAGCATATCGCACAACCCTTTCTACGACATGCTGGCAGCCAGAAAGAAGAAGGCTCAaaagaccaatgtacactccAAGAGTTAA
- the LOC114871040 gene encoding cytohesin-1 isoform X1, which yields MLSASFVVDEELVRSVDALDEVHGSNVQTDNRRDVSAIAIAAGWFSSLRRPGKRNKKGYQKQAKSAWDLSTLSTQLKDELGEVVAEMEAMEGGGLAADETKPSNKAKQTSIGRKKFNMDPKKGIEYLIEHNLLAPTPEDVAQFLYKGEGLNKTAIGDYLGERHDFNERVLRAFVELHDFTDLILVQALRQFLWSFRLPGEAQKIDRMMECFAQRYCQLNPNIFTNTDTCYVLSFAIIMLNTSLHNPSVKDKPSVEQFISMNRGINNGGDLPRELLVSLYESIKTEPFKIPEDDGNDLMHTFFNPDKEGWLWKQGGRYKSWKRRWFILNDNCLYYFEYTTDKEPRGIIPLENIQVREVQDRHKPHCFELYAAGSEFIKACKTDSEGKVVEGKHTVYRMSAATDEEKEEWIKCVRQSISHNPFYDMLAARKKKAQKTNVHSKS from the exons GTCAGTGGACGCTCTCGACGAAGTTCACGGTAGCAACGTTCAGACGGATAACCGTCGCGACGTGAGCGCCATCGCCATAGCCGCAGGATGGTTCTCCAGTCTGCGCAGACCCGGTAAAAGGAACAAGAAGGGCTATCAAAAGCAGGCCAAGAGCGCATGGGACCTTAGCACATTATCTACG cAACTGAAAGATGAGCTGGGCGAGGTGGTGGCCGAGATGGAGGCGATGGAAGGCGGCGGCCTTGCAGCCGACGAGACGAAGCCGTCGAACAAGGCGAAGCAGACGTCGATCGGCCGCAAGAAGTTCAACATGGACCCTAAGAAGGGCATCGAGTACCTGATCGAGCACAATCTGCTTGCACCGACCCCAGAAGACGTCGCTCAGTTCCTTTACAAAGGCGAAGGACTGAACAAGACCGCGATCGGTGACTACCTCGGCGAACGTCACGACTTCAACGAGAGGGTACTACGCGCGTTCGTCGAGCTACACGATTTCACCGATCTGATCCTGGTGCAGGCACTTCGACAGTTCCTCTGGTCGTTCAGGTTGCCCGGCGAAGCTCAAAAGATCGACCGAATGATGGAGTGTTTCGCGCAGAGGTACTGCCAATTGAATCCAAACATATTCACCAACACCGACACCTGTTACGTATTGAGCTTCGCCATCATCATGTTGAATACCTCCCTGCACAATCCCAGCGTCAAGGACAAGCCCAGCGTGGAGCAGTTCATTTCTATGAACCGTGGCATCAATAATGGCGGCGATTTGCCTCGCGAACTCCTCGTG AGTTTATACGAAAGTATAAAGACGGAACCGTTCAAGATACCGGAAGACGACGGCAACGATCTGATGCACACGTTTTTCAATCCCGACAAAGAGGGCTGGCTATGGAAGCAAG GTGGACGTTACAAGAGTTGGAAAAGACGATGGTTCATATTGAACGACAACTGTTTGTATTACTTCGAGTACACGACCGACAAGGAGCCACGGGGCATCATTCCGTTGGAAAACATTCAGGTCAGAGAGGTGCAGGACAGGCACAAGCCTCACTGCTTCGAGCTGTACGCTGCCGGCTCGGAATTTATCAAAGCTTGTAAAACGGACAGCGAGGGAAAAGTTGTCGAAG GGAAACACACCGTGTACAGAATGTCTGCAGCCACGGATGAGGAGAAGGAGGAGTGGATCAAATGCGTGAG GCAAAGCATATCGCACAACCCTTTCTACGACATGCTGGCAGCCAGAAAGAAGAAGGCTCAaaagaccaatgtacactccAAGAGTTAA
- the LOC114871040 gene encoding cytohesin-1 isoform X5: protein MQLKDELGEVVAEMEAMEGGGLAADETKPSNKAKQTSIGRKKFNMDPKKGIEYLIEHNLLAPTPEDVAQFLYKGEGLNKTAIGDYLGERHDFNERVLRAFVELHDFTDLILVQALRQFLWSFRLPGEAQKIDRMMECFAQRYCQLNPNIFTNTDTCYVLSFAIIMLNTSLHNPSVKDKPSVEQFISMNRGINNGGDLPRELLVSLYESIKTEPFKIPEDDGNDLMHTFFNPDKEGWLWKQGGRYKSWKRRWFILNDNCLYYFEYTTDKEPRGIIPLENIQVREVQDRHKPHCFELYAAGSEFIKACKTDSEGKVVEGKHTVYRMSAATDEEKEEWIKCVRQSISHNPFYDMLAARKKKAQKTNVHSKS from the exons ATG cAACTGAAAGATGAGCTGGGCGAGGTGGTGGCCGAGATGGAGGCGATGGAAGGCGGCGGCCTTGCAGCCGACGAGACGAAGCCGTCGAACAAGGCGAAGCAGACGTCGATCGGCCGCAAGAAGTTCAACATGGACCCTAAGAAGGGCATCGAGTACCTGATCGAGCACAATCTGCTTGCACCGACCCCAGAAGACGTCGCTCAGTTCCTTTACAAAGGCGAAGGACTGAACAAGACCGCGATCGGTGACTACCTCGGCGAACGTCACGACTTCAACGAGAGGGTACTACGCGCGTTCGTCGAGCTACACGATTTCACCGATCTGATCCTGGTGCAGGCACTTCGACAGTTCCTCTGGTCGTTCAGGTTGCCCGGCGAAGCTCAAAAGATCGACCGAATGATGGAGTGTTTCGCGCAGAGGTACTGCCAATTGAATCCAAACATATTCACCAACACCGACACCTGTTACGTATTGAGCTTCGCCATCATCATGTTGAATACCTCCCTGCACAATCCCAGCGTCAAGGACAAGCCCAGCGTGGAGCAGTTCATTTCTATGAACCGTGGCATCAATAATGGCGGCGATTTGCCTCGCGAACTCCTCGTG AGTTTATACGAAAGTATAAAGACGGAACCGTTCAAGATACCGGAAGACGACGGCAACGATCTGATGCACACGTTTTTCAATCCCGACAAAGAGGGCTGGCTATGGAAGCAAG GTGGACGTTACAAGAGTTGGAAAAGACGATGGTTCATATTGAACGACAACTGTTTGTATTACTTCGAGTACACGACCGACAAGGAGCCACGGGGCATCATTCCGTTGGAAAACATTCAGGTCAGAGAGGTGCAGGACAGGCACAAGCCTCACTGCTTCGAGCTGTACGCTGCCGGCTCGGAATTTATCAAAGCTTGTAAAACGGACAGCGAGGGAAAAGTTGTCGAAG GGAAACACACCGTGTACAGAATGTCTGCAGCCACGGATGAGGAGAAGGAGGAGTGGATCAAATGCGTGAG GCAAAGCATATCGCACAACCCTTTCTACGACATGCTGGCAGCCAGAAAGAAGAAGGCTCAaaagaccaatgtacactccAAGAGTTAA
- the LOC114871040 gene encoding cytohesin-1 isoform X2, translated as MMIFTGRSVDALDEVHGSNVQTDNRRDVSAIAIAAGWFSSLRRPGKRNKKGYQKQAKSAWDLSTLSTQLKDELGEVVAEMEAMEGGGLAADETKPSNKAKQTSIGRKKFNMDPKKGIEYLIEHNLLAPTPEDVAQFLYKGEGLNKTAIGDYLGERHDFNERVLRAFVELHDFTDLILVQALRQFLWSFRLPGEAQKIDRMMECFAQRYCQLNPNIFTNTDTCYVLSFAIIMLNTSLHNPSVKDKPSVEQFISMNRGINNGGDLPRELLVSLYESIKTEPFKIPEDDGNDLMHTFFNPDKEGWLWKQGGRYKSWKRRWFILNDNCLYYFEYTTDKEPRGIIPLENIQVREVQDRHKPHCFELYAAGSEFIKACKTDSEGKVVEGKHTVYRMSAATDEEKEEWIKCVRQSISHNPFYDMLAARKKKAQKTNVHSKS; from the exons ATGATGATTTTCACCGGCAGGTCAGTGGACGCTCTCGACGAAGTTCACGGTAGCAACGTTCAGACGGATAACCGTCGCGACGTGAGCGCCATCGCCATAGCCGCAGGATGGTTCTCCAGTCTGCGCAGACCCGGTAAAAGGAACAAGAAGGGCTATCAAAAGCAGGCCAAGAGCGCATGGGACCTTAGCACATTATCTACG cAACTGAAAGATGAGCTGGGCGAGGTGGTGGCCGAGATGGAGGCGATGGAAGGCGGCGGCCTTGCAGCCGACGAGACGAAGCCGTCGAACAAGGCGAAGCAGACGTCGATCGGCCGCAAGAAGTTCAACATGGACCCTAAGAAGGGCATCGAGTACCTGATCGAGCACAATCTGCTTGCACCGACCCCAGAAGACGTCGCTCAGTTCCTTTACAAAGGCGAAGGACTGAACAAGACCGCGATCGGTGACTACCTCGGCGAACGTCACGACTTCAACGAGAGGGTACTACGCGCGTTCGTCGAGCTACACGATTTCACCGATCTGATCCTGGTGCAGGCACTTCGACAGTTCCTCTGGTCGTTCAGGTTGCCCGGCGAAGCTCAAAAGATCGACCGAATGATGGAGTGTTTCGCGCAGAGGTACTGCCAATTGAATCCAAACATATTCACCAACACCGACACCTGTTACGTATTGAGCTTCGCCATCATCATGTTGAATACCTCCCTGCACAATCCCAGCGTCAAGGACAAGCCCAGCGTGGAGCAGTTCATTTCTATGAACCGTGGCATCAATAATGGCGGCGATTTGCCTCGCGAACTCCTCGTG AGTTTATACGAAAGTATAAAGACGGAACCGTTCAAGATACCGGAAGACGACGGCAACGATCTGATGCACACGTTTTTCAATCCCGACAAAGAGGGCTGGCTATGGAAGCAAG GTGGACGTTACAAGAGTTGGAAAAGACGATGGTTCATATTGAACGACAACTGTTTGTATTACTTCGAGTACACGACCGACAAGGAGCCACGGGGCATCATTCCGTTGGAAAACATTCAGGTCAGAGAGGTGCAGGACAGGCACAAGCCTCACTGCTTCGAGCTGTACGCTGCCGGCTCGGAATTTATCAAAGCTTGTAAAACGGACAGCGAGGGAAAAGTTGTCGAAG GGAAACACACCGTGTACAGAATGTCTGCAGCCACGGATGAGGAGAAGGAGGAGTGGATCAAATGCGTGAG GCAAAGCATATCGCACAACCCTTTCTACGACATGCTGGCAGCCAGAAAGAAGAAGGCTCAaaagaccaatgtacactccAAGAGTTAA